A stretch of the Flavobacterium aquiphilum genome encodes the following:
- a CDS encoding PorP/SprF family type IX secretion system membrane protein → MKTKLFSLVLMLTVIVGYAQQDAQYTQYMYNTINVNPAYAGSRGALSLFALHRAQWVGLDGAPVTNSFSVNTPFNNSNLGLGVSIVNDEIGPSTSNSLSADISYTIPMSETLKLSFGVKGTANLFNIDVTKLNPGDQTDPQFQNFKNEFNPNIGAGLYLHSDKGYVGLSVPNFLEMNAYNDNEVAIYKEKMNFYLIGGYVFDLSPSVRFKPAFMTKAVEGSPLQVDVSANFLLIDKLVLGLAYRWSASVSAMAGFQISDAFYVGYSYDFETTELDKYNSGSHEIFLRYEIFKKNNKMITPRFF, encoded by the coding sequence ATGAAAACAAAATTATTTTCACTCGTTTTGATGTTGACAGTTATTGTAGGTTATGCGCAACAAGATGCGCAATATACCCAATATATGTACAACACAATAAATGTAAACCCTGCGTATGCCGGTTCGAGAGGTGCTCTAAGCTTATTTGCTTTGCACCGTGCACAATGGGTTGGCCTTGATGGCGCTCCTGTGACGAACTCATTCTCAGTAAATACACCTTTTAATAACAGTAATTTAGGATTGGGTGTTTCGATTGTAAACGATGAAATTGGCCCGTCTACCTCTAATTCACTATCTGCTGATATATCGTACACTATTCCAATGTCGGAAACATTGAAATTGTCCTTTGGGGTCAAAGGAACTGCTAATCTGTTCAATATTGACGTAACTAAATTAAATCCTGGTGATCAAACAGATCCTCAATTTCAAAATTTCAAGAATGAATTCAATCCAAATATCGGAGCTGGTCTTTACTTGCATTCTGATAAAGGTTATGTTGGACTTTCTGTTCCAAATTTTTTAGAAATGAATGCATATAATGACAATGAAGTAGCCATTTATAAAGAAAAAATGAATTTCTATTTGATTGGAGGTTATGTGTTTGATTTAAGTCCAAGCGTAAGATTCAAACCTGCATTTATGACCAAAGCGGTAGAAGGATCTCCTCTGCAAGTCGATGTTTCAGCAAATTTCCTTCTTATTGATAAGCTAGTTTTAGGACTTGCTTACAGATGGAGTGCATCGGTTAGTGCCATGGCCGGTTTCCAAATTTCAGATGCTTTCTATGTAGGTTATAGTTATGATTTTGAAACTACTGAGCTAGACAAATATAATTCAGGTTCACATGAGATATTCTTACGCTATGAAATATTCAAGAAAAATAACAAAATGATAACACCTAGATTCTTCTAA
- a CDS encoding tetratricopeptide repeat protein, with amino-acid sequence MKNSIFLHITIICFFSFAAWSQKKTIVSNEKKSDKSKTDTAIANSRIVNTTRKVKYYHVEEITPLKFGGYRTIYDVKDAKLIRTYDLGPNNRRIVTPVYEDEVQVEQQVPSLKADTLKKIPSAEISISDKAKRTNSVAYIDIIKTYERVSDKGFESVDMLKKVADSYFFSDELEKAEKCYTKLFNLTSDLPPEYYYRYSISLRAMGKKEQADEFLKKFNQLSTNKTSK; translated from the coding sequence ATGAAAAATTCGATATTCCTACATATAACAATTATCTGTTTCTTTTCTTTTGCAGCTTGGAGCCAAAAAAAGACTATTGTTTCGAATGAAAAGAAATCGGATAAATCAAAAACTGACACAGCTATTGCAAATAGTCGAATTGTAAATACAACACGAAAAGTAAAGTATTATCATGTAGAAGAAATCACTCCTTTAAAATTTGGTGGTTACAGAACGATTTATGATGTTAAAGATGCCAAATTAATCAGGACTTATGATTTAGGACCTAATAATAGAAGAATTGTTACACCTGTATACGAAGATGAAGTACAAGTCGAACAACAAGTTCCAAGCTTAAAAGCAGATACCTTGAAGAAGATTCCTTCGGCTGAAATATCGATTTCTGATAAAGCCAAAAGAACAAATTCTGTTGCCTACATTGATATTATAAAAACTTATGAAAGAGTTTCAGACAAAGGTTTTGAATCTGTAGATATGTTAAAGAAAGTAGCTGATTCATATTTTTTTAGTGACGAACTAGAAAAAGCTGAAAAATGTTATACGAAATTGTTCAATTTGACATCCGACTTACCACCGGAATATTACTATCGCTATTCAATTTCTTTAAGAGCGATGGGGAAAAAAGAACAGGCCGATGAATTTTTGAAAAAATTCAATCAATTATCTACTAACAAGACTAGTAAATAA